The window aactgcattcataatggggttcagctggactagacacacccaggcctgattactgccagccctgttcaattaaCACATAAATaactttttcagtagcatgaatttggctaaaaggtctcacccagtagcacactatgccaaggtcgaaagaaattccagaaattgaggaaaaaggtgattgaaatatatcagtctggtAAGGGATACAAacctatttcaaaggctctgggactccaaagaaccacagtgagagacattatctccaaatggagaaaacttggcacagtagtgaaccttcccagaaatgtccaaccttccaaaattcctccaagagctcAGCGACGagtcatccaggaagtcacaaaaaagccaaggacaacatccaaggaactgcaagcctctctcacatcaataaaggtcactgttcatgactccactaccagaaagacactggccaaaaattccatccatggaagagcggtgaggcgaaaaccactgctaacccagaagaacattaagccttatctgaattttgccaaaacacaccttgatgatcctctaacctttttgggagaatgttctgtggactgatgagtcgaaagtggaactgttgggaagacaggggtcccattacatctggcgtaaatcaaggccaagcatggtggtggtagtgtgatggtgtggtgaTGCTTTGCTACTTCAGGGCCAGGGTgccttgcaataattgagggaaacatgaattctgctctctaccagaaaatcctaaaggagaacgtccggtcatcagtccatgatttgaagctcaagtgcaactggattatgcaagacaatgatccaaagcataggagtaggttcacctctgaatggctcaaaagaagctaaattaaagttttggagtggcctagtcaaagtcctgacttgatcccaattgaaatgctgtggcaggacttaaacgggcagttcatgctcgaaaaccctccaatgtggctgaactaaagcagttctacaaagaagagtgggccaaaattccaccacagcattgtgaaagactaatCTCCATTTaacggaagcatttggttgcagttattgctgctaaaggtgatACAACcaactattaagtttaagggggcagttcgtttttcacatgggtgatgtaagtgttggataactttttgcttaatttttttaagaaatcaggaaggggcaaatactttttcacagtactgtaccTCATTTTGGCcacattctaaggcagcatcacatgtagCCCATCCTTTGCAGTTTGTCAAACAATTCACCCATGAGGTGTACAAGTCCAGAGAAATGTGGATAACAATTATCATTACACTTCATTCAATACCAAATAATAGGCCCTATTGATAAAATAAGTTCACTTTTACATATTTTACCCAATATCTGTGTGTGACAAGTATGTTCATGCTGATTAAAAGTATTGCATCATtggcttagcaacatgctaatgtcaaactataATGGAATCAACTGGAAGTAGAGTCCCTCATGTGAGGAGTGTTATTTCTGCCTGTGTGAAGCATTCCACTTATGAGGCTCcttttcagtaaggatgctgcctttGCTGTCTACTGCATACAAAAGGCAGCTACTTTTAAATTTTTGGAAACGAGATAAGGTGCCATAGAaacttaaatggttagttcacccaaaaatgaaaattctcaccatttactcaccctcatgccatcccaggtgtgtatgactttctttctttaccagaatacatttgaagaaaaatagaaaatatcttcgctcagaaggtccttaaaatgcaagctgATGGTGAcccaacttttgaagctccaaaaagaactgacagtcagcataaatgtcatccatatgactccagctgttaaattaatgttttctaaagtgacacgattgcttttggtgtgaaaaatatcaatatttaagtactttttaactataaacaatagCTTCTGGTCAGCGGCGGTATGCACATGACGTAAtcatgttggcatgttcacacgagaactgacacacgtgcgacacacccggaagagcagcattgtttacaAGTGAGTgagaggaatgctgtacagaaacttaatttgttttggtttagatcagtattttttatgtatgtttttttacaaagtgcatttgtgtgcttatcctggatgtctcaactgaggaGAACGTGAATGTCCATAACATGCCAACGCAAATACGTCCCACCAGAGACCGCTTGAACCCAGCACTCTCATGAATGCGTAAACTGCTCCTGACCGAAGCGATGGTTCATAGTTAATaagtacttaaaaatgtatctttttcgcaccaaaagcgattctattgctttagaagacattatttaactgctgcagtcgtatggatgacgtttatgatgactgtcagtgatttttggagcttcaaaagtctgatgaCCATccaattgcattttaaggacctactgagctaagatatttgatttatttttcttcaaatgtgttctgctgaaggaaaaaagtcatactcacctgggatggcataagggcgagtaaatgatgagagaatttaaatttttggttgaactaccccTTTACCATTTTGCTAACAGACCTACATAAACCACATCCCTTGTTTGAAGGACAtttcaaaattgcaaaaaagagaCTATTGATCCTGAATACAATATCATAAAGGCCTGTGGAAAACGACACAAAAGGTTTTTCAGGCACCGATTAGGCCATGCCCTATAACAAATTCCACTGTCAACAGTGGTTCACCACGTAAAATCCTTCCTAATCCAGGAAGAGGCTAGTCAATGAATTGCTACTGTTTTATGATTTTACTAATTCTACAGACTTTGACGTATGGCAAATTCACCTCACCTTAAACACTGTGGTGATCTTTGGGGAGCGGTCTGCAGTCTGCGAGTCCATGACAGaggtgttctgcataagaaaatcACATAATAATTACATTCAATGTTCTCGAAACTAAGAAATAAATGGTACTgtgtgatttaaattaaaaaccGAAATCAATACTACAACTGATCCAATATAAAGCCAACATTAAAATGAATCCAACACTCTTATCCACTGAATTGCAACCAAACTACTCAAAACATTAAAGTTATATGGTGATACTTCGATCATCTGCTCTCACAAATTCATGTTCATGTTTCACTGTTTGCTGGAAAGCAGATGAAAGGAGGACTGTACAACAGCTTACAATTTGTGTGCTAAATAACTGGACAGATTCTCCATCAGCGTGTGGTATTGATGGGAGATTGGGCCGAGTGTGTAGGCGTTTGGGTAAGGTGTCAACAGCTGTCCCTTAGCCAAGGCCATAACAAGTATTTGCTTACATCCCAAATACAGGCACAACAGAGATGATGCCATCCATATCATCGCTCTTAATATCCATGATTCAGCACCCGTTTTAATCCACAGCCACGATTCTTACCatgaatatcagacaaactcttTACAAACGTAGATGAAAGCCCTCAGAACTGAAAGTGAAGTGACATCAAAGCTAGACACTGACACATACTTCAGTGATGACAATGTAAAGGTTTCATTTCCAGTCATCTTTAAAGGTCAACAGAGCAGGAACAGCACTACTCATGAGGGTTTCTACTAAAGAGTCTTCATACACAATTCCACATGGTGTGTTGTCTTTAAGCAAAAGGCATTTATCCATCTTCCTCAACCTTCATATACCCAAGTGAACAAACTCAAGAGTACTCACACGTACCATTTTCACTGTATCCATGGCAACAAGAAGCAAATCCACTCTGATTCTATAATGCTATTGTATTAAATACCTCGGACATTGATTCATAGAAAGCCTAATTAATCACGCCAATACTTTTTTTAGATGTAATTTTTAATATTGCATGTCAAATCCGtatagaaatataaaatatactgcACATAATATTGAATCCTTACATCCTTATTTCAATAAATATTACATCAAATTGGTGGAGACTACACAGACGTAGTTTCAAAAAGACCAAATTGATCAAAACCTGCATGTTTAATCAGCAAACAACTTTTCAAAGCTATTTTGGTTTTAATCAATTTTCATAATAAACGTCTAACACTTGAAAAAACATActtgatattaaaaatgtgttCTTTAAAACCGAAGTAATCGCAATTGGTTTACATAGGCTAATGATTGGATCTTGTTAGCCACTTAGCTGCTTGCTAAAACTGTGTATTTCACAACAATGGATGTTACTGATAAAGTCTTGTGGGCACTTATAATAGAAATATTCACTTATCCAACCACTGTTCAagaaaaaattatgataaaattTTCCGTTTGATCACCATCTGACTAAAAGCGTCACCAGAAACTGACAACACGATCGGTTACTTCCTATTACGCAGCTTTAAACGCCTTTTAAAATATGTCGTGAGATGAAAACGGGGAGTGTTAGTATGTCAGAAATAATACGTATAAACATTACAAAACACTGTTAAGAGGACTGAACCTTGAAATTCAACAGTTCTTCGCTGTGGCCAAATTATACGCGGAATTGAGTGGCGCAGAGGCGCCGCAGTGAAGCTCGACTCGCCGGCTGAAGTCGATGAGACACCGACTCACCACGATGCCGCGGTagctttcttccctcctcctCCGTCACTTAGTTTATATCATCAAACATCGCCCAATACAATATCTCAGCTTGTTCATTAACACCCCAGTTGTTCTAACAAGTGAAAGACAAAAGGAAGAGGGCGAAGGAACGAACAAGAAAGCCAAAGAGCCAGCGATACAGAGCAGGGCCCTCCCTGTCAGTCGTGCCAGCCATTTCTCTCTTAGTACTAACCCCTCCTTCCACCCACCAACTCAATCGATCCTTACTTACTTAACAAGCTGATTATATTCACACGGACTGCCCTCACAAACGGCCATATCTTTATATAAAGTCTTGTGAACAGACTGAACCCCGTTTTCAAAAGCAGAACCGAGGACTCACCATCAGCTCCAGGGTTTTGTCCTCCATCTCCGGCTCCATGTTTGTTCCCCGAAACTCGCAGTGAAAATGGAAACCCCGCCCTGCGACACAAGCGCGTCACAAAAGGAGGCGGGGAGAGAATCCTTGAGCTGAAACATACGATTGGCTGTCAACTACCCCAAATTGACTAAATGGGCGTTGTCCGCGTCGTGATTGGCTAATTTCTGCTGCTAAGGTACAAAGCGGGTCCAGATACACTACGTCATGACCAATGGGGGATGTAACATGTGAAACAAGATTCGTGATTGGTCGCCGAATAACAAAAAGTGTTTTGTCCACTTCGTAAAACAAATATCGATTGGCTGCTTTCTGGTGCTGGGGTAAAGAATGGGGTTATCCCCGATGATTTCGCCGATACCAAACTACCAAAGCTTGGAggaatcttaaaaaaaacaaaaacaaaacaacaaaccgTATCGCTccacaattaattacatatacataaatacatcGGGGAAATAAGTTCACCAGCTTTACAATCCCTACGGAAATCTAAAGTTACCTCATAaggcaaaataataaaataccccCTTTCGAATataaaactcattttaatttGCCCCTAAATAAGATTTACTTGGCAAAACAAACAGGCTTTAAGTGCAACTTGAAAACAATGAGAACGTTTAATGTCTGTGTCCATATGTAACAAATGATTTATACAAAATTGTGATGGAtcaaagaaaatgagaaaatataCAACGTGTTAAAATATTGTGGGTCTTTAATGTTTTCCCCCTTTTACATTATTGGGTTTTCTAGTTCCGGTTTATTTTTGTAGGTGCCAGAACACCAACCATGCCACAATtattgaaggtccaaaatgccatttacttgcattaccTTTCTTCTAAAACCAATCTGTTGTTACAACTGGGCAAAAACAAATTAGAGCTTTGTGTGGTTGACCACAGGCTCAGAAGATTTGACTTCTAAAAGGGAATTAAACAGCCAAACTGACATATACTCACTCACGCATCACAGTTATCACAGTAACCCCCACCCCTAAAACGATCCAAACTGACAATTTCCATGCATGTGTTCTGCTGGCAAAGAAGCCACCAATGAGTGCTGAAGGGTCGAGCTAAgattttatgttgtgttgaagTTAGGGTCCAGACGCAGGTACACTGTGCTGTCATGTCTCTCAAACTGCAAAATTCAGGCACTCATATATAGTTTATTTTGAGAATTTGCATCTCCTGGGGGCTGAGGAAAACAAGTGAGGGAAATGTATGGAGAAAGACGGTTCAAGGTCTTCGTGGAGGAATTGCTGGAGCACAGGGAGGTGGGTCCAGTTACTATAATGGTCCACTTGAGGGCAAGAAACGCCTAAACGTGGGAACAATACGATGGGAGGTGTACTGCTGGCTCAGAGTGCATCACCACCACCACACTGGTTTACAGCAGAAACAAGGCAACAAATCATGTCTGGGCTAACCAGGAAATTAAATGCAGGCCTAGCAATGGGCTTGAGGTGGCTATGTAAGCAGTACAGATCTAATCGTTCGCTACTGCTTTCTTCATACACTGAATAAGagaaaatataatacattttcaataaaatacaaCAGCAGCAGATGCCATTATAAAAGGAGAGGTAAAAGGATGAAAGGAGTGAGATTAGAATGGAAGAAAAAGTAGATCTGAAAGCCTAGTGTGTGTTGTGAAGAGCTGAGGCAGGACAGGCAGACCGACCATGGCCATGCTGTTGCGATGACCCGGTATTTAGTGGAGAAAACTCTGTCTCTCCCAGTCCAGAGATGTAATCACTGCATTTCTACAGCCAGGGAAACATCTGCCATCTTTTCAAATTCGTATTCTCCCTCCTGCTGATTCAATTTCCTTCGCTCCCCTGCCGTTTGCGGGGTATGTGAGGGGGGAATCTTATTTTTGAAATTTCTTTTGTGTCAGTCCCGACTACCTAGTAGTCATCTAAATCAAAGAATTCATCGTCATCTCCCTGGTACTCCATGCCTTGGAAATCCACCCGGTACCTCAAAATTCCTTAAAAGAACAAGTACATAAGGTGAAAAAATGCCCCTTGATAtcattaaaaataacatttctctATTCGGATGACTCAAATAATAATGTGGAAGAATACTTACCACCGATGCCTCCAAAGCCTTTCACAAACTGTGATCCCTCCTGGCTCTTGTCTGTAACTATTTCCAGCGTGGCCCCAAATTTCTTGTAGTTATTGGCGAACCACTCAAGCAGCGGCATGCTCTCGATCAGCTCATGCTCCTGACCCgtctaaaaacaaaaataaacatacagtacagtccTCATTCTGGAACCACACATTGGTTTTATACTGAAAAGTAAATACTACAAAACAAGAGGGAAGTTCGCTCAGTTCAACCAAATGtgcatacagtggggtccaaaagtctgagaccacaagaGAAAACTCtttttgcttttgcattttttctaattcaatttttcataaaaataatattttacatttgcataaCAATCATGTTCATATGAATGAGAATTTTAGTTTGtactaattaataattataataatgaataattattaatttactaATTTTTACAATTAgcttttgaatcccagatttacaAAGTGGACTTTTGAACCTCACTGTATATTCATAAGACATAcgtatatttattataaaataactgAAGCCAATTATATATAAAAGGTTTCTTCTTTTAAAATTTAGAATTCCTAAAACTTTTTTACTAGGGTTAAACTATTTTGAATCCTTGATTTTAATGTGGCATTTCTCAAACAATTGGATCCCACTGTAAATACTGAAACATAAAAACAGAACTGCAGTGACATCCTAATCgttcaaggaatattccagattcaatacaagttaagctcaatcaacagcatttgttgcataatgttgatttaccacaaaattaattttgactcgtccctcctttaaaaaaaaaaaaaaaaaaaaaaagcaatttttttcaagaaaaaattGATAAAATTTTCCGTTTGATCACCATCTGACTAAAAGCGTCACCAGAAACTGACAACACGATCGGTTACTTCCTATTACGCAGCTTTAAACgccttttaaaatatgtcatgaGATGAAAACGGGGAGTGTATGTCAGAAATAATACTTATAAACATTACAAAACACTGTTAAGAGGACTGAACCTTGAAATTCAACAGTTCTTCGCTGTGGCCAAATTCTACGTGGAATTgaaacacttaaaatggaagttataacttataaattttataaaagcacttacattaattcttttgttaaatctcatttattatttgagctgtaaagttgtttaaatcgtaatctttacagtcatttttgggttttagggtttgttgacattacatcgtcatttctatgaagttgtaaaattggctataacttcacacaaaaAAGATTGTGATTTTCTcatagtaaaatcatgtttacatgcatactgtttgtcttgtagctatactttacgttaaaaaattagccctcaatcacttccattgtaaatgcctcactggaacccagatttttgcttgttttaaagaaaaggagagggaagtcaaaattactttttgtggtactcaatagtatgccacaaatgctgtcgattgagcttaacttgtattgaaccccgaatattccctTAAGGATCAGGCTTTTTACTCATAAGCTGACAATCTGATTTTTGGTCTTGGTACAACTTCAGTTACTGAGATTGTCCAGCAATAAGTTCATTTACAATGTATTTGGTAATATCTTTTCACTTGCCTCTTTGTCAGTGAAATGTGACTTGTCCTTCTCCTGTTCTGGTGTCAGGTAAAGTACCTTTTCATCTAATAACAAAAGAATGTAAATTAAAACCAGAAAggacaatttttatattttaaaaacacacgttacatttacatgcaaagttataattgagctacagCAGAGTTTAGTGTATTCATGCTACAGTGTATTCAgctacagggttgggagggttacttttgaaatgtaatacagactacatgctgtaaaatgtaatttgtaacgtattccgttagattactcaaggtcagtaacgtattctaaatactttagattacttcagcactggtagattttttcacttgttttgacaataaaaactctgccagtacagtaagacaaaatacacatgttaaaaatacattctctgaaaaacctaaatatcttatgcagtgttgtttctaaaacaagataaatcaaaccgatcttgttttaaggatttttaaatatttttacaggaaaacaatacaaaaattatcatcaagaatatgatttttgccctaatatcaaaggtcttactagaaaaaaagaaattatgatccaacgtgaattttcttgataaaaaaataagatagtgcctgataacatgtgcatgtaaaatggctagaaatagcattttagcttagcataaagctgacaatttacacaaggtttatttctatttcttctgctcaaaacttacttcaaacttctgtctgctcgtatgaatgtaacacatcataagaaagtgtttcaccgctgttcaaatgcactttggatcacatcatttatatgtataaatgttttccatctgaaaggactaaatattaaatgaaacaaatgacaataaaatgcaaagtaatctcttcagtaatcaaaatactttttgaatgtaactattctaattaccaatgatttaaattgtaactgtagtggaatacagttacttatattttaatcctgttacatgtattccattactccccaacccagtTCATCTATCAGTCAAAGTATATTCCACAATGTAAACATACTGATTGTGAtaatgagagagagaatgtgtataCCATTTTCCGGTGTAGTGTTTTCCCCATGACAACGTAGGACATAACGCATGGTGTCTAGATTCTCGTAAACTATTAGAATCTCCACTGCTCCCATCTCCAGCGCTTTGAGTGTGTCTTCAACTCCGAAACAGTACTTCCCTGTATCCTGACTGATCTCATCAAAATATCGGCCTGAAATCAGAGAAATGACTCACTACACAACCAAGGACATCATAAAACTTCAAATATGCATACAGTCATTAATCAATTTCCCTGAATTTTAACCTGTTGATTTTACAGAAAGTCATAGGTTTTATTATACTTAACTAAATACCATAATAGAAGTATCTAATGAAATGTGCCTGGTGGTCCATCACCCTCATCCAACCTGTAAATTATTCTTACCAATTAGTTTCTTTTCTTGGATGAATTTAACATTAGACAGCACTTCTGCCGAGAGCTCAATGGCCTGGTTGAATCCATTTTCTCCTCCATACGATATGTCGACCAACTTCAGAACCTTTGCTTGTAATCTCTGTATGTTTGcaaaaaaagacaataaagtcagaaaagacagtGATAAATTATGACTGTTAGAAGATGATTAAATGGACAACACACCGGATCAAACATATCTGACTGGCTGAGCTCCGTTTTGAAGTCAGCTGATCCGGCGAGCACCAGTCCTGCCACATTGACCTTATCATTGGACACAAACAGTTGTACAGCAGTCTCTGCTACTTTACGCACGTAGTTATGTCTCTTCTCCATCCTCAAACGTGCGAATCGCAGAGCAGACTGACCTCCTCTACCTGGGAGTGAAGATCCAAGTCAGTacgctcttttaaaaaaaattcaattaggAAAGAGTCACCATAAGcagtttgaaaaaaaatcttaccatgttttttgggaagGTCCACGGTAAACTTGTGCAGC of the Myxocyprinus asiaticus isolate MX2 ecotype Aquarium Trade chromosome 42, UBuf_Myxa_2, whole genome shotgun sequence genome contains:
- the LOC127433016 gene encoding eukaryotic peptide chain release factor subunit 1 isoform X2 — encoded protein: MISLIIPPKDQISRVAKMLADEFGTASNIKSRVNRLSVLGAITSVQQRLKLYNKVPPNGLVVYCGTIVTEEGKEKKVNIDFEPFKPINTSLYLCDNKFHTEALTALLSDDSKFGFIVIDGSGALFGTLQGNTREVLHKFTVDLPKKHGRGGQSALRFARLRMEKRHNYVRKVAETAVQLFVSNDKVNVAGLVLAGSADFKTELSQSDMFDPRLQAKVLKLVDISYGGENGFNQAIELSAEVLSNVKFIQEKKLIGRYFDEISQDTGKYCFGVEDTLKALEMGAVEILIVYENLDTMRYVLRCHGENTTPENDEKVLYLTPEQEKDKSHFTDKETGQEHELIESMPLLEWFANNYKKFGATLEIVTDKSQEGSQFVKGFGGIGGILRYRVDFQGMEYQGDDDEFFDLDDY
- the LOC127433016 gene encoding eukaryotic peptide chain release factor subunit 1 isoform X1, whose translation is MADDPSAADRNVEIWKIKKLIKSLEAARGNGTSMISLIIPPKDQISRVAKMLADEFGTASNIKSRVNRLSVLGAITSVQQRLKLYNKVPPNGLVVYCGTIVTEEGKEKKVNIDFEPFKPINTSLYLCDNKFHTEALTALLSDDSKFGFIVIDGSGALFGTLQGNTREVLHKFTVDLPKKHGRGGQSALRFARLRMEKRHNYVRKVAETAVQLFVSNDKVNVAGLVLAGSADFKTELSQSDMFDPRLQAKVLKLVDISYGGENGFNQAIELSAEVLSNVKFIQEKKLIGRYFDEISQDTGKYCFGVEDTLKALEMGAVEILIVYENLDTMRYVLRCHGENTTPENDEKVLYLTPEQEKDKSHFTDKETGQEHELIESMPLLEWFANNYKKFGATLEIVTDKSQEGSQFVKGFGGIGGILRYRVDFQGMEYQGDDDEFFDLDDY